One window of Phycisphaeraceae bacterium genomic DNA carries:
- a CDS encoding YifB family Mg chelatase-like AAA ATPase — translation MLARVQSSLLQGIDALPCEIEVDHTEPKNEDDHGFAAIVGLPDAAVKESLERVRSAMVNSGYFFPQGRTIINLAPADVRKEGPVYDLPIAIGALLVQGIGAPLKAANSEKKTPRSGTLVEEAPGIDHRRFLFAGELALDGRLRPIKGAIALAALAKAKGFEGVIIPYENAAEAAVVEGIAVLGARSLAEVVGLMTGHLEPAPFPSPDVAQLLKQATSPIDFGEIKGQETVKRAIVVAAAGGHNLVMLGPAGTGKTMMAKALPGVLPPLTPDEAIQVTRIYSAAGQLAPGQGLIATRPVRTPHHTASGAAIVGGGMIPRPGEISLAHHGVLFLDELPEFPRDVLETLRQPMEDHVVTIARSHSAVRFPANFMLVAAMNPTPRGDVAPGEVGRIEMERYLAKLSGPLLDRIDIHIEAPAVPFRELSRRNEQASGTTTAQMREQVARARARQHARQGETPNARLSGKKLDEMANLDENALTMLGQAMNEMGLSARAFDKIRRIARTIADLAESDVVTSEHIGEAVQYRLLDRKV, via the coding sequence ATGCTCGCCCGTGTCCAATCCTCGCTCCTGCAGGGAATCGATGCGCTCCCCTGCGAAATCGAAGTCGATCACACCGAGCCCAAGAACGAGGACGACCACGGCTTCGCGGCGATCGTCGGTCTGCCCGACGCCGCCGTGAAAGAGTCGCTCGAGCGCGTGCGCAGCGCGATGGTGAACAGCGGCTACTTTTTTCCGCAAGGCCGCACGATCATCAACCTCGCGCCGGCGGATGTGCGCAAGGAAGGGCCGGTCTACGACCTGCCCATCGCCATCGGTGCGCTGCTGGTGCAGGGGATCGGCGCGCCTCTCAAGGCCGCCAACTCAGAGAAGAAGACGCCGCGTTCGGGAACGCTCGTCGAAGAAGCCCCGGGAATCGATCATCGCAGGTTTCTTTTTGCCGGCGAGCTGGCACTCGATGGGAGGCTGCGCCCGATCAAGGGCGCGATCGCGCTCGCGGCCCTCGCCAAGGCCAAGGGCTTCGAGGGCGTGATCATCCCCTACGAAAACGCGGCCGAGGCCGCCGTTGTCGAAGGAATCGCCGTGCTCGGCGCGCGCTCGCTCGCCGAAGTCGTCGGGCTCATGACCGGGCATCTCGAGCCCGCGCCGTTTCCATCGCCCGATGTTGCGCAGCTTCTGAAGCAAGCGACCTCGCCGATCGACTTCGGCGAGATCAAAGGGCAGGAGACGGTGAAGCGAGCGATCGTGGTTGCCGCCGCGGGCGGGCACAACCTCGTCATGCTCGGCCCGGCCGGCACGGGCAAGACGATGATGGCCAAAGCGCTGCCGGGCGTGCTGCCTCCGCTCACTCCCGACGAGGCGATCCAGGTCACGCGGATTTATTCGGCCGCGGGCCAGCTTGCGCCGGGTCAGGGGCTGATCGCGACAAGGCCGGTGCGCACGCCCCACCACACGGCGAGCGGCGCCGCGATCGTCGGAGGCGGCATGATCCCGCGCCCGGGCGAGATCAGCCTGGCGCACCACGGCGTGCTATTTCTCGATGAATTGCCGGAGTTCCCGCGCGACGTGCTCGAAACGCTGCGCCAGCCGATGGAAGACCACGTCGTGACGATCGCGCGCTCCCACAGCGCCGTGCGATTTCCGGCGAATTTCATGCTGGTCGCCGCGATGAACCCGACGCCCCGGGGCGATGTGGCGCCGGGCGAAGTCGGGCGCATCGAGATGGAGCGTTATCTCGCCAAGCTCAGCGGGCCGTTGCTCGACAGGATCGATATTCACATCGAAGCGCCGGCCGTGCCGTTCCGCGAACTCTCTCGCCGCAACGAACAGGCGAGCGGCACAACCACGGCGCAGATGCGCGAGCAAGTCGCGCGAGCTCGCGCCCGCCAACACGCACGTCAGGGCGAAACCCCCAACGCGCGGCTCAGCGGCAAGAAACTCGACGAGATGGCGAATCTCGACGAGAACGCACTGACGATGCTCGGACAGGCGATGAACGAGATGGGCCTTTCGGCGCGGGCGTTCGACAAGATCCGGCGCATCGCGCGCACGATCGCGGACCTCGCGGAATCCGATGTCGTGACTTCCGAGCACATCGGTGAAGCGGTGCAGTACCGGTTGCTCGATCGCAAGGTGTGA
- a CDS encoding PEP-CTERM sorting domain-containing protein produces the protein MRSTTSVLTAMALAVAAGANISSAALLYGGGTETASRFNPGAGAITYMNCFTAVTPAQTQLVVTNVVVGIRRLTVSGSLVDVGINIYAAQMTWDGTTLGRGANHLIYSQASLGGGAATITQLVNTGPISSPAINLELATNPGLGGWWIGVEFTGVNAGDANNGWRVTNAPTTGASINGFGIYNNAGSGVFQALFGFGTPAGSSPSRFLTNVEGNLVPAPGSLALIGLGGLVAARRRRA, from the coding sequence ATGCGTAGCACGACTTCTGTTCTGACGGCGATGGCGTTGGCTGTCGCGGCCGGGGCGAACATTTCATCTGCAGCCTTGCTGTATGGTGGCGGCACCGAAACGGCTTCCCGCTTCAACCCGGGCGCCGGCGCGATCACCTACATGAACTGCTTCACCGCAGTGACTCCCGCGCAGACCCAGTTGGTGGTGACGAACGTCGTGGTCGGTATTCGCCGGCTGACGGTCAGCGGCTCATTGGTTGATGTCGGCATCAACATTTATGCCGCGCAAATGACTTGGGATGGCACGACTTTGGGCCGCGGTGCGAACCACCTGATTTATTCGCAGGCTTCACTCGGCGGTGGCGCCGCGACGATCACGCAGCTCGTCAACACCGGCCCGATCAGCAGCCCCGCCATCAATCTTGAACTGGCGACCAATCCGGGCTTGGGCGGTTGGTGGATCGGCGTCGAGTTCACCGGCGTCAACGCTGGTGACGCCAACAACGGCTGGCGCGTCACGAACGCTCCGACCACGGGTGCGTCGATCAACGGCTTCGGCATTTATAACAACGCGGGCAGCGGCGTGTTCCAGGCGTTGTTCGGCTTCGGCACCCCCGCGGGTTCGAGCCCGAGCCGGTTCCTGACCAACGTCGAAGGAAACCTGGTCCCGGCG